The DNA segment CGCCCTCCAGTCCACTGGTGATCGTATCGCTCGCGTTGCCAGTGCCGTAGCTGTTCTTCCACCCGAGTCCTTGCTCGACAAGGTTGGCACCCTCGGGATCAGGTCCAACATTCCCTTCAGGTGGTGCCGCGCCATGTGATTTGCCAAAGGTGTGTCCGCCAGCAATCAGGGCGACCGTCTCTTCGTCGTTCATCGCCATCCGACCGAACGTTTCGCGAATATCTTTGGCTGCCGCGAGCGGGTCCGGTTTTCCGTTAGGGCCTTCGGGGTTGACGTAGATCAGTCCCATCTGGACAGCGGCAAGCGGATTGGCCAATTCGTGGTCACCCGAATATCGGGCGTCCCCTAGCATCTCCGTTTCCGGTCCCCAATAAACGTCCTTCTGCGGTTCCCAAACATCGACTCGCCCGCCGGCAAAACCGAGTGGCTCAAAGCCCATGGACTCTAAAGCGACATTGCCCGTCAGGACCATCAGGTCCGCCCAAGAAATTCGCTTGCCGTATTTCTGCTTAACCGGCCAAAGTAAGCGACGAGCCTTGTCGAGGTTGGCATTGTCGGGCCAACCGTTCAGTGGTGCGAACCGCTGTGTACCGTAGGAGGCACCGCCACGACCGTCGTTAACACGATAGGTTCCCGCACTGTGCCAAGCCATTCGGATGAAGAGTGGGCCGTAGTGCCCATAGTCAGCTGGCCACCAGTCTTGCGAGTCGGTCATGACCGCTTCGATGTCCGCCTTGACCGCTGCCAGATCAAGTTTCGCAAATTCCTTCGGGTAGTCGAAATCTTCGTCCATCGGATTACCCTTGGACGAGTTCTGATGAAGAATCTCGAGATTGATTTGATTCGGCCACCAATCGCCGCTGCTGTAGGTGCCTGAAACCGTATGACGATTTGGATCGACTTGACCGATCACTGGACATTGACTGGCTGCTGCCATGCTTTCCCCTTTTTGCTGACTCTGGTTCGACGAATTTGAATCTTGAGCGACCGCCGGCAACGCAACGCCCAGACTGACGAAGCCGACCATCATTGACCTTGCAGAAGTTTTCCAGCGCATAGCATTCTCCCGTTCGATTTTTCGCTTCATCCACGCAAGAAGCCGACAAAGCTTCTTCCTAACAAGGATGATTGCACGTCGGTAGTATTGGCTGAATCCTGCACTGCGTCCAATGCATTACCCACATGATGGCAATGCGTTTTTCGCATTGGATAGCGATCCAGATGCATCAGCGATGATTTCGACCCGCGCCACCAACCCTGCAAACACCGGACGCTTCAGCACCCTCGTCTGGCGTCTTCGGACAGCTGCTTATTTGTCATTGACGAACGTTTCGCAGTAGGAGTGCAGGAAGCTTCGGAACTCGCGTAGCAGTCGACTTTGGAAGCGATACGGATTCCAAACTGCCGCGATGGTCCGTTTTGGTTTGACACCCTCAATTTGCCGATATAGACGCCCGCTACCTCTATCAAGCTTCTGGGCCATTTCAGGAATCATTGATACGCCGTGCCCAAGTGATACAAGCTCTTGAACCATGACAAGTTGATTGGTGCGTTCGACTGCCACGGGAAGGATCGATCGTTGTCGACAAAACGACGAAATCTGGTCGGTTAAGCAATGAGCTTCATCAAGCAAGACAAACGGGCAGTTTTTGACATCCGTGAGTTTGATTTTCTTCTTCTTAGAAAGCGGATGCTTTTCGGGGAGGACGAGCAAGAGTTCCTCATCAAAAAGCGATTCGATCTCCACATATCGAGCGGTTACCGGCAGCGCAAGAATTGCGACATCGATCTCTCCTTGCTTGCAGCACTTCATCAAGTGGTCGGTCGTGTTCTCCTGGACAATTAGGCTCGCCTTTGGAAACTGGTCCGAGAATTGCCGGAGCAG comes from the Roseimaritima multifibrata genome and includes:
- a CDS encoding LysR family transcriptional regulator, translating into MDSEQLRFFQCLADTKNFTRAAERMSISQSAFSRSIQRLEEELGQPLFDRKPRSVELTEVGTMFQSRAEQILLIIEDTKAEICDDGQSGRIRIGAIPTIAPFFLPNLLRQFSDQFPKASLIVQENTTDHLMKCCKQGEIDVAILALPVTARYVEIESLFDEELLLVLPEKHPLSKKKKIKLTDVKNCPFVLLDEAHCLTDQISSFCRQRSILPVAVERTNQLVMVQELVSLGHGVSMIPEMAQKLDRGSGRLYRQIEGVKPKRTIAAVWNPYRFQSRLLREFRSFLHSYCETFVNDK